The following proteins come from a genomic window of Miscanthus floridulus cultivar M001 chromosome 2, ASM1932011v1, whole genome shotgun sequence:
- the LOC136535752 gene encoding very-long-chain aldehyde decarbonylase GL1-11-like has product MAAPMSSIESAWQLLIANFTEFQLATVVTFLLHETVFFLSGLPSLLFERFGLFAKYKIQKKSNTPAYQNRCVLRLILYHVCVNLPVMIFSYPAFRFMGLRSSLPLPHWTVVVSQVLFYFVLEDFIFYWGHRALHTKWLYKHVHSVHHEYATPFGLTSEYAHPAEILFLGFATVVGPALTGPHLFTLWLWMVLRVLETVEAHSGYHFPWSPSNFLPLYGGSDFHDYHHRVLYTKSGNYASTFVYMDWLFGTDKDYRKAKTIEEKEGKNL; this is encoded by the exons ATGGCGGCGCCCATGTCCTCCATCGAGTCCGCGTGGCAG CTCCTGATCGCCAACTTCACCGAGTTCCAGCTCGCCACCGTCGTCACCTTCCTGCTCCACGAGACCGTCTTCTTCCTCTCCGGCCTCCCCTCCCTCCTCTTCGAGCGCTTCGGACTCTTCGCCAAGTACAAGATCCAG AAGAAGAGCAACACCCCTGCTTACCAAAACAGATGTGTCTTGCGTCTTATTCTGTACCACGTCTGTGTGAACCTGCCTGTCATGATTTTCTCGTACCCTGCCTTCAGATTCATGGGTCTTAGGAGCTCTCTTCCTCTACCACATTG GACGGTTGTTGTATCTCAAGTTCTTTTCTACTTTGTCCTTGAGGATTTTATATTCTACTGGGGGCACAGGGCACTGCATACGAAATGGCTATACAAACATGTTCACAGCGTCCACCACGA GTACGCCACACCCTTTGGTTTAACTTCTGAATATGCCCACCCAGCTGAAATTTTGTTCCTGGGATTCGCCACAGTTGTTGGTCCTGCTCTTACTGGCCCTCATCTGTTCACCCTGTGGCTGTGGATGGTGTTGAGGGTATTGGAGACAGTTGAAGCTCACAGCGGCTATCACTTCCCATGGAGCCCATCAAATTTCCTGCCACTGTATGGCGG CTCGGACTTCCATGACTACCATCACCGTGTGCTATACACCAAGTCAGGGAACTATGCCTCGACATTTGTTTACATGGACTG GTTGTTCGGGACGGACAAGGATTATCGCAAGGCAAAGACCATTGAGGAGAAAGAAGGGAAGAATCTGTAG